The following coding sequences lie in one Acidimicrobiia bacterium genomic window:
- a CDS encoding 2-phospho-L-lactate transferase, whose translation MIVTLAGGVGAARFLKGLRLVKPPSELVAIVNTGDDTVLHGLHISPDLDTVMYSLAGADNPETG comes from the coding sequence GTGATCGTTACCTTGGCTGGCGGGGTGGGCGCAGCGCGTTTTCTCAAGGGGTTGCGTTTGGTTAAGCCGCCCAGCGAACTCGTGGCCATCGTTAACACCGGCGACGACACAGTGTTGCACGGTTTACATATTTCGCCCGATCTTGACACGGTCATGTATTCACTGGCCGGGGCCGACAACCCAGAGACCGGC
- the gmd gene encoding GDP-mannose 4,6-dehydratase yields MTKRALITGVTGQDGSYLAEFLLAKGYEVAGLVRRSSTQSHERIDHLLDRVTLIPGDLLDQTSLMAALNDFQPDEVYNLAAQSFVQTSFTQPVLTGETTALGVTRLLDAIRMVNPGIRYYQASSSEMFGQAQEVPQTETTPFHPRSPYGVAKVYGHWITINYRESYDLYACSGILFNHESPRRGLEFVTRKITNAVAQIALGQADSLALGNLDAQRDWGFAGDYVEAMWLMLQQDTPEDFVICTGETHSVREFLEVAFGRVNLSYQDYVTIDERFFRPAEVDLLVGDASLAKEKLGWTPKTDFTTLVTDMVDADLALLKD; encoded by the coding sequence GTGACCAAACGAGCATTAATTACTGGGGTTACCGGCCAAGATGGGTCTTATCTTGCTGAGTTTTTGTTGGCCAAAGGCTATGAGGTCGCGGGCCTAGTACGCCGAAGTTCTACCCAAAGCCATGAGCGCATTGACCATTTACTTGATCGAGTAACTCTTATCCCTGGCGATCTATTAGATCAAACCTCGTTGATGGCGGCCCTTAACGACTTCCAACCGGACGAGGTCTACAATCTCGCTGCGCAGTCTTTTGTACAGACTTCGTTTACTCAACCGGTGCTGACCGGCGAAACCACTGCTTTAGGGGTGACGCGGCTCCTTGACGCCATCCGCATGGTGAACCCTGGCATTCGTTACTACCAAGCCAGTTCTAGCGAGATGTTTGGCCAAGCCCAAGAGGTTCCACAAACCGAAACCACTCCATTTCATCCGCGGAGCCCTTATGGGGTGGCCAAGGTTTATGGCCATTGGATCACCATTAATTACCGTGAAAGCTACGACCTCTATGCTTGTTCCGGTATTTTATTTAACCACGAGAGCCCGCGTCGTGGGTTAGAGTTTGTGACCCGCAAGATCACCAATGCCGTGGCCCAGATTGCTTTAGGCCAAGCCGATTCGTTGGCGTTAGGCAACCTTGATGCTCAACGTGACTGGGGTTTTGCCGGCGACTATGTTGAGGCCATGTGGCTCATGTTGCAACAAGACACTCCTGAAGATTTTGTTATTTGTACGGGTGAAACTCATTCGGTGCGGGAGTTTCTTGAGGTGGCTTTTGGCCGGGTGAACTTGTCTTACCAAGATTACGTCACCATTGATGAACGTTTTTTCCGCCCTGCTGAGGTGGACTTGTTGGTGGGCGATGCTTCGCTAGCCAAAGAAAAACTGGGGTGGACCCCTAAGACCGACTTCACCACTCTGGTGACCGACATGGTCGACGCCGACCTTGCTTTGCTAAAAGATTGA
- a CDS encoding NAD-dependent epimerase/dehydratase family protein, producing the protein MIKHRLVLRCAYFLGVGGFVKALVTGAAGFVGHYLLAHLADFGDEPVGTDRATGGPDLLDSAALTALFAAERPEVVYHLAGQADVGRSWQEPLATFRANAEGTLNVLAAAREAGVRRVVTVTSADVYGRVSPEDLPLSEQAPLQPVSPYAASKAAADLVAQQAFVGQGQEVIRVRAFNHLGPGQSEQFVCSALAARIARNEVSGEATLRVGDLSAKRDFTDVRDVVRAYRLLAAEGHPGEAYNVCSGVSVSVQSVAEQLLALARHPMDLVVDQALLRPIDLPDLRGDATKLHSHTGWEPSTTLKNSLTDLLEYWRLQISPAE; encoded by the coding sequence GTGATCAAGCACCGTCTAGTGTTGCGGTGTGCATATTTTCTGGGTGTTGGTGGCTTCGTGAAAGCGCTGGTTACGGGGGCGGCGGGTTTTGTGGGCCATTATTTGTTGGCTCATTTAGCTGATTTTGGCGATGAACCGGTGGGGACTGACCGGGCGACCGGTGGTCCAGATTTGTTGGATTCTGCGGCTTTAACCGCGTTGTTTGCTGCCGAGCGGCCGGAGGTTGTTTATCATTTGGCGGGTCAGGCCGATGTGGGTCGTTCGTGGCAGGAGCCGTTGGCAACTTTTCGGGCCAATGCGGAGGGCACGTTGAATGTGTTGGCGGCGGCTCGTGAGGCGGGGGTGCGCCGGGTGGTGACGGTGACTAGTGCGGATGTTTATGGGCGGGTAAGTCCTGAGGATCTTCCTCTTTCTGAGCAGGCGCCGCTACAGCCGGTGTCGCCTTATGCGGCGTCGAAGGCGGCCGCCGATTTGGTGGCTCAGCAGGCTTTTGTGGGTCAGGGTCAAGAGGTTATTCGGGTGCGGGCTTTTAATCATTTGGGCCCGGGGCAAAGCGAGCAGTTTGTATGTTCTGCGTTGGCGGCTCGTATTGCGCGTAATGAGGTTTCGGGTGAGGCGACTCTTCGGGTGGGTGATTTGTCGGCTAAACGTGATTTTACCGATGTGCGTGATGTGGTGCGGGCGTACCGTCTGCTGGCCGCAGAGGGCCACCCGGGTGAGGCCTACAACGTGTGTTCTGGGGTGTCGGTGAGTGTGCAGAGTGTGGCTGAGCAGTTGTTGGCTTTGGCTCGTCACCCGATGGATTTGGTGGTGGATCAAGCGTTGTTGCGGCCGATTGATTTACCTGATTTACGGGGTGATGCCACCAAACTTCACTCTCATACGGGGTGGGAACCGTCGACCACCTTAAAAAATTCATTAACTGATTTACTTGAATACTGGCGTTTGCAGATTTCCCCGGCAGAATAA
- a CDS encoding glycosyltransferase family 2 protein — translation MDSPNPPEQPDETTTTASADPIPAPASTPEPSPATTPQVNVILVARKPGEWFGEVLTALAAQDHPNYQVTVVDASRRSTLSEQVNEILPGTEIIQTKSTTTYGAATALVADRPTKHQYHLFLQDDLVLDATALRRMVEAARDTNAGITGLKTLNGHNIDLLADIGATIDRYGTTVPRHEPGEIDQGQYDADREVFVAAAPALLVRTDLYTAVGGFDPALKPADAPTDLCWRARLLGAIVATAPNAVGRQIVVKKQEEKKRHRSNNPERYGPRHRLRLTWANQPASRAFLLTLELLAATLVGVAYGLLRGRFHYVQALLAAWLWNIGHFGSLRTRRALLRSHQGGGHLAMLAWANTPRHSFRRAATGRAPLGTGSEAPTRLRLQSLWAALLGPGGLALMAGAVIFGFGSRHLITRGLPAIGRYQPLPADPLDLINAWRTTWRTTAAGLHETTPDALAFLGGLSWLLPLDSSQILALAVLAMFPLGALGVWRMVQPVGGGRSRAVAVILYLALPVPWNALAEGQWAPLAIYATLPWISQHLARAQGVVPYGQRGGQPGPGGGLRSLWAETTATGMVLVLAVAFEPTVVIPAALVVAALFLGSMVAGSIAGLWRLLLVTIGATLLAALIHLPATLEILDGRSWETWFGPQTWTTAQHGPQNLLLFNTGTYGYPLLAAAFLIIPGVALVTTKRWYLAIAVRSWFLIAGGFATAYIVDQGWWSHAAPSAEFLLVPAGLGIAWAAAAGTASLGELLANRTARLRYLGSATIGLALMLAITPIILASFDGHWALPAKDFTSTIPTLIGTQELDGTPTSDPTQRVLWIGDPQLLPAVGVMLDQQNALALTDGYPTLLDQAPFTLEADSALNEIRNSLTTALTGGTSRLGEQLGQWSVGHIVLVERSAPAPYGNTGTPLNPNYFATMTRQLDLQRIEGLNRSVNIFTNTANQPIHGVVRDGRGRTVPARTEPLNYTKIAIESPVDGAYRWRLQPEENWQFTPGQNAASETQPGPHGEPTIRMARSATGQLALNTTQSTARRTLQLAALAAVALATSWAHAGRRGKRR, via the coding sequence GTGGACTCCCCAAACCCACCGGAACAGCCGGACGAAACAACCACAACTGCCTCGGCTGACCCAATACCCGCCCCTGCCTCGACACCCGAACCCAGCCCCGCCACAACCCCACAAGTAAACGTAATCCTCGTCGCCCGCAAACCAGGAGAGTGGTTCGGCGAAGTACTCACCGCTCTGGCCGCCCAAGATCACCCCAACTACCAAGTCACCGTGGTCGACGCCAGCCGCCGCAGCACGCTGAGCGAACAAGTCAACGAAATACTGCCCGGCACCGAAATAATCCAAACCAAAAGCACCACCACCTACGGAGCCGCCACCGCCCTGGTGGCTGACCGGCCCACCAAACACCAATACCACCTGTTCCTCCAAGACGACCTGGTACTCGACGCCACCGCCCTCCGACGCATGGTCGAAGCAGCTCGCGACACCAACGCCGGCATCACCGGGCTCAAAACCCTCAACGGCCACAACATTGACCTCCTCGCCGACATAGGCGCCACCATCGACCGCTACGGCACCACCGTGCCCCGCCACGAACCCGGCGAAATAGACCAAGGCCAATACGACGCCGACCGTGAAGTATTCGTGGCCGCTGCCCCCGCATTACTGGTACGCACCGACCTCTACACGGCAGTTGGAGGGTTCGACCCCGCCCTAAAGCCCGCCGACGCCCCCACCGACCTGTGCTGGCGCGCCCGTCTACTCGGAGCCATCGTCGCCACCGCCCCCAACGCCGTAGGCCGCCAAATAGTAGTAAAAAAACAAGAAGAAAAAAAACGACACCGCAGCAACAACCCCGAACGCTACGGCCCCCGCCACCGCCTCCGCCTCACCTGGGCCAACCAACCCGCCTCCCGAGCTTTCCTGCTCACTCTAGAACTCCTCGCCGCCACCCTGGTCGGCGTGGCCTACGGGCTACTACGCGGCCGCTTCCACTACGTACAAGCACTCCTCGCCGCTTGGCTCTGGAACATCGGCCATTTTGGAAGCCTGCGCACCCGCCGCGCCCTGCTGCGCTCCCACCAAGGCGGCGGACACCTCGCCATGCTGGCCTGGGCCAACACCCCCCGGCACTCGTTTCGCCGCGCCGCAACCGGCCGTGCCCCCCTGGGCACCGGCAGCGAAGCCCCCACCCGGCTACGCCTACAAAGCCTTTGGGCCGCCCTTCTCGGCCCCGGCGGGCTCGCCCTCATGGCCGGCGCCGTCATCTTCGGCTTCGGCTCACGGCACCTAATCACCCGTGGCCTCCCCGCCATCGGGCGCTACCAACCCCTCCCTGCCGACCCACTCGACCTCATCAACGCCTGGCGAACCACCTGGCGAACCACCGCCGCCGGACTCCACGAAACCACCCCCGACGCCCTGGCCTTTCTGGGTGGCCTGAGTTGGCTACTACCTCTTGACTCCAGCCAAATATTGGCCCTCGCCGTGCTGGCCATGTTCCCCCTCGGCGCCCTCGGCGTCTGGCGCATGGTGCAACCCGTCGGCGGCGGAAGATCCCGCGCCGTCGCCGTCATTTTGTACCTCGCCCTACCTGTACCCTGGAACGCCCTCGCCGAAGGCCAATGGGCGCCCCTCGCCATCTACGCCACCCTGCCCTGGATAAGCCAACACCTGGCCCGCGCCCAAGGCGTCGTACCGTACGGCCAACGCGGCGGCCAACCCGGCCCCGGCGGCGGACTACGCAGCCTCTGGGCCGAAACCACCGCCACCGGCATGGTGTTAGTCCTCGCCGTCGCCTTCGAACCCACCGTGGTGATCCCCGCTGCCCTCGTAGTCGCCGCACTTTTTTTAGGCAGCATGGTAGCCGGCAGCATCGCCGGCCTCTGGAGGCTCCTGCTCGTAACCATCGGCGCCACCCTGCTGGCCGCCCTGATACACCTGCCCGCCACACTCGAAATACTCGACGGACGATCATGGGAAACCTGGTTCGGTCCCCAAACATGGACCACCGCCCAACACGGCCCCCAAAACCTGTTGCTCTTCAACACCGGAACCTACGGCTACCCGTTGCTCGCTGCCGCCTTCCTCATCATCCCCGGCGTAGCGCTCGTCACCACCAAAAGATGGTACCTGGCCATCGCCGTACGCTCCTGGTTTTTGATAGCCGGCGGATTCGCCACCGCCTACATCGTCGACCAAGGATGGTGGAGCCACGCCGCCCCCAGCGCCGAATTCCTGCTAGTGCCCGCCGGACTGGGCATCGCCTGGGCCGCCGCCGCAGGCACCGCCAGCCTCGGAGAACTCCTGGCCAACCGCACCGCCCGCCTGCGCTACCTCGGCTCAGCCACCATTGGCCTCGCCCTCATGTTGGCCATCACCCCAATAATCCTCGCCTCATTCGACGGCCATTGGGCGCTACCCGCCAAAGACTTCACCAGCACCATCCCCACCCTCATCGGCACCCAAGAACTCGACGGAACCCCCACCTCAGACCCAACCCAACGAGTGCTCTGGATAGGCGACCCCCAGTTGCTGCCCGCCGTCGGAGTAATGCTCGACCAACAAAACGCCCTCGCCCTCACCGATGGCTACCCCACCCTGCTCGACCAAGCACCATTTACCCTCGAAGCAGATAGCGCCCTCAACGAAATACGAAACTCGTTAACCACCGCCCTAACCGGTGGCACCAGCCGACTCGGCGAACAACTCGGCCAATGGTCCGTCGGACACATCGTGCTTGTGGAACGCTCCGCCCCCGCCCCCTACGGCAACACCGGAACACCCCTCAACCCCAACTACTTCGCCACTATGACCCGCCAACTCGACCTGCAACGCATAGAAGGACTCAACCGATCAGTCAACATCTTTACCAACACCGCAAACCAACCCATCCACGGCGTAGTGCGCGACGGCCGCGGACGCACCGTACCCGCCCGCACCGAACCACTTAACTACACAAAAATCGCCATCGAATCACCAGTAGACGGCGCCTACCGTTGGCGACTACAACCCGAAGAAAACTGGCAATTCACCCCCGGCCAAAACGCCGCCTCAGAAACCCAACCCGGCCCCCACGGCGAACCCACCATACGCATGGCACGCTCCGCCACCGGCCAACTCGCCCTCAACACCACCCAAAGCACCGCCCGCCGGACACTACAACTCGCCGCCCTAGCCGCCGTAGCCCTCGCAACCAGTTGGGCTCACGCCGGCCGCAGAGGAAAACGCCGATGA
- a CDS encoding ATP-dependent metallopeptidase FtsH/Yme1/Tma family protein, with the protein MADRAKKSSPSSEPSGSKANKGWPRWGIWMLMGLLAATLLYPLLQPSEDLEALPYDQFLARVADGEVTEVTVDNQTGRIEIRTSEGVAFTTTGPLELSAVDRQVLTDSGISVIFETPQPGFAATWLPLLLPVGLIILFFVWMNRRAQGQMNGMMSIGRSRAKTYSSENPGTTFDDVAGYDGVKQEIREVVDFLKKPEKFAEVGARVPKGILLVGPPGTGKTLLARAVAGEAGVPFLSVTGSDFMEMFVGVGASRVRDLFETARKMGRAIIFIDELDSIGRKRGAGLGGGHDEREQTLNQMLSEMDGFEASEGIVVLAATNRPDILDPALLRPGRFDRQVVVPLPELSDRRDILAVHAKGKSLADDVDLDVLARGTPGMSGADLANLINEAALIAVRENFDAIAAEHLEAARDRTIMGQKRESMALTASEKETIAFHEAGHALCAALLPTADPLHKVTIIPSGMALGVTMQLPEEERHIYRQDYIEDSLVVRMGGRIAEELEFGVISTGAQNDLEGATELARKMVREWGMSERIGPMAWSSQGQVFLGDDLMQTRDYSDVTAREIDEEMHRILVFHESRCRDLLTKNRSALNLVARALLEHETISGQEVERLVALAAQPASTGSDEPLPVESSPVD; encoded by the coding sequence ATGGCTGATCGCGCAAAAAAATCTTCTCCTTCTTCAGAACCTTCGGGGTCTAAGGCCAACAAAGGGTGGCCTCGTTGGGGCATTTGGATGCTCATGGGTTTGTTGGCGGCCACGCTGCTTTACCCACTTTTGCAGCCTTCTGAGGACCTTGAGGCCCTCCCCTATGACCAGTTTTTGGCTCGGGTGGCCGATGGTGAGGTCACTGAGGTAACGGTCGATAACCAGACGGGTCGTATTGAGATTCGTACTTCCGAGGGGGTGGCTTTTACTACTACTGGCCCGTTGGAGCTTTCGGCGGTTGACCGTCAGGTGTTAACCGATAGCGGGATCTCGGTTATTTTCGAAACTCCGCAGCCAGGTTTTGCTGCTACTTGGTTGCCTTTGTTGTTGCCGGTGGGGCTTATTATTTTATTTTTCGTGTGGATGAACCGCCGGGCGCAGGGCCAGATGAACGGCATGATGTCTATTGGCCGGTCGCGAGCCAAAACGTATTCTTCGGAGAACCCGGGAACTACTTTTGATGATGTGGCGGGCTATGACGGGGTGAAGCAAGAGATCCGCGAGGTGGTGGATTTTTTAAAGAAGCCGGAGAAGTTTGCCGAGGTGGGTGCTCGGGTACCGAAGGGTATTTTATTGGTGGGCCCTCCGGGGACAGGAAAGACTTTGTTGGCTCGTGCAGTTGCTGGCGAGGCCGGGGTGCCTTTTTTGTCGGTGACTGGCTCGGACTTTATGGAAATGTTTGTTGGGGTGGGCGCAAGCCGGGTGCGTGATTTGTTTGAGACGGCGCGCAAAATGGGGCGAGCTATTATTTTCATCGACGAGTTGGATTCTATTGGCCGCAAGCGGGGTGCTGGTTTGGGCGGCGGACACGATGAGCGTGAGCAAACGTTGAATCAAATGTTGTCGGAGATGGATGGTTTTGAAGCCAGCGAAGGCATTGTCGTTTTGGCGGCTACTAACCGGCCAGATATTTTGGATCCGGCGTTGCTGCGTCCTGGGCGTTTTGACCGCCAAGTAGTGGTGCCGTTGCCTGAACTGTCGGATCGTCGAGATATTTTGGCGGTGCATGCTAAGGGCAAGTCTTTAGCGGATGATGTGGATCTTGACGTTTTGGCCCGGGGTACGCCGGGCATGAGCGGCGCTGATTTAGCCAACCTTATTAATGAGGCGGCGTTGATTGCGGTTCGAGAAAACTTTGATGCTATTGCCGCTGAGCATTTGGAGGCGGCGCGGGATCGCACCATTATGGGGCAAAAACGTGAGTCGATGGCTTTGACTGCTTCGGAAAAAGAGACTATTGCTTTTCATGAGGCGGGGCATGCTTTGTGTGCGGCGCTGTTGCCGACCGCTGACCCGTTGCACAAGGTGACCATTATTCCGAGCGGCATGGCTTTGGGAGTGACCATGCAGTTACCGGAAGAAGAGCGCCATATTTATCGTCAGGATTACATTGAGGATTCTTTGGTGGTCCGTATGGGCGGGCGCATTGCCGAGGAATTGGAATTTGGGGTTATTTCTACGGGGGCCCAAAATGATTTGGAGGGCGCTACAGAATTGGCTCGCAAAATGGTTCGCGAGTGGGGTATGAGCGAACGTATTGGTCCGATGGCTTGGAGTAGCCAGGGTCAAGTATTTTTAGGTGACGATTTGATGCAGACTCGTGATTACAGCGATGTCACGGCTCGAGAGATTGATGAGGAGATGCATCGCATTTTGGTGTTCCATGAGTCTCGGTGTCGTGATTTGTTAACGAAGAATCGTAGCGCTTTGAATCTAGTGGCTCGGGCTTTGTTGGAGCATGAGACTATTTCTGGCCAAGAGGTGGAGCGTTTGGTGGCTTTGGCTGCTCAACCTGCTTCTACTGGCTCGGATGAGCCTCTGCCGGTTGAGTCTTCGCCGGTTGATTAA
- a CDS encoding CPBP family intramembrane metalloprotease, which produces MKTPEPTFPTPGCPWRGIHIVSGLMISTFAAVFLGGLVLVIGGWETTDTLPLWVTAVMQIPLWAGLLGVPWWVVRRRKLSWKNDLGWQFQKKDVLSGLGIGVLAQAVFVPLVYLPVILIKDDLDVSGPARELINRAQGLDIILLVLVVVVGAPIIEEIFFRGVTLRSFENRFSPRTALLASALVFGLIHWQPLQFPALFMFGLVAGKLTQKDGRLGRAIWAHVGFNAWTVGMLVLL; this is translated from the coding sequence GTGAAAACACCCGAACCAACTTTCCCCACGCCAGGCTGCCCCTGGCGAGGAATACACATCGTTTCAGGGCTAATGATCTCCACGTTCGCTGCCGTATTTTTGGGCGGGCTCGTGCTGGTAATCGGCGGCTGGGAAACCACCGACACCCTGCCCCTCTGGGTAACCGCCGTCATGCAAATACCCCTCTGGGCAGGTCTACTTGGTGTGCCCTGGTGGGTCGTGCGGCGCCGCAAACTGTCATGGAAAAACGACCTGGGCTGGCAATTTCAAAAAAAAGATGTACTTTCCGGTCTGGGCATCGGCGTTTTAGCTCAAGCCGTTTTCGTGCCACTGGTCTACCTGCCAGTGATTCTTATTAAAGACGACCTTGACGTTTCCGGCCCGGCCCGAGAACTCATCAACCGAGCTCAAGGACTCGACATCATCCTCTTAGTGCTTGTGGTGGTAGTCGGCGCACCAATAATAGAAGAAATCTTTTTTCGCGGCGTAACTCTTCGCTCCTTCGAAAATCGATTCTCCCCCCGCACCGCACTGCTGGCCAGCGCCCTGGTATTTGGCTTAATCCACTGGCAGCCCCTGCAGTTCCCCGCATTATTTATGTTCGGGCTCGTGGCCGGAAAACTCACCCAAAAAGATGGTCGCCTCGGACGAGCAATTTGGGCTCACGTGGGTTTTAACGCCTGGACCGTAGGCATGCTGGTGCTTCTATGA
- a CDS encoding glycosyltransferase, whose protein sequence is MSNRLQRFAMVGLLATVVDVAGFVVLYKAGWPLVWAELLVLNAAALVAWTLHRSVTLSDDPFVRWIGSPTVFGVMVVTAGLVDLMTMMILSPQRTWSAALFAKTVAVAAAALVRAAAYRMVVFRIIRNEQDHPTNRPTPPGRYRLSVVIPAYREADRIGQTIERVRSELGTKIDDLEIVVVDDGSGDRTPQAAASADQIVVLEKNLGKGGALRAGVAAAQGRTIAFTDADLAYAPAQIVDLLAQIENGHDWVVGSRQHAETRTVVETGWMRQAGGRLVNLATHVLLLGQYRDTQCGLKAFRSDVAQALFASSTLNGFAFDIELFHLAERWRLSLAEVPVAVEHSERTTVRAARDGLRLLRDISLVRRQARQGHYPADPGLPLGSDHHA, encoded by the coding sequence ATGAGTAACCGCCTGCAGCGCTTCGCCATGGTGGGCTTGCTGGCCACCGTGGTAGACGTGGCTGGCTTCGTGGTGCTCTATAAAGCTGGTTGGCCCCTCGTTTGGGCCGAACTGTTGGTGCTTAACGCGGCCGCCCTAGTGGCTTGGACCCTTCACCGTTCGGTCACCCTCTCTGACGACCCTTTTGTTCGCTGGATCGGTTCGCCCACCGTTTTCGGAGTCATGGTGGTAACTGCCGGGCTGGTTGACCTGATGACCATGATGATCCTCAGCCCGCAACGAACCTGGAGCGCTGCACTTTTTGCCAAAACGGTGGCAGTAGCCGCGGCCGCCCTGGTACGAGCAGCCGCCTACCGCATGGTGGTTTTTCGCATTATCCGCAACGAACAAGACCACCCCACGAACCGCCCCACCCCGCCGGGCCGTTACCGCCTCAGCGTGGTCATACCGGCTTACCGGGAAGCCGACCGCATCGGCCAAACCATTGAGCGGGTACGTAGCGAACTGGGCACAAAGATCGATGACCTAGAAATTGTCGTGGTCGACGACGGCTCCGGCGACCGGACCCCTCAAGCAGCGGCTAGTGCCGACCAAATAGTAGTGCTAGAAAAAAACCTCGGCAAAGGCGGTGCTCTACGGGCCGGCGTAGCAGCAGCCCAAGGCCGCACCATTGCTTTTACCGACGCCGACCTGGCCTACGCCCCGGCCCAAATAGTTGACCTCTTAGCCCAAATAGAAAACGGTCACGACTGGGTAGTGGGTAGCCGTCAACACGCCGAAACCCGCACCGTGGTGGAAACCGGATGGATGCGCCAAGCCGGCGGGCGCCTCGTTAACCTGGCCACCCACGTGCTCCTGTTAGGCCAATACCGCGACACCCAATGCGGCCTCAAAGCTTTTCGCTCCGACGTAGCCCAAGCGCTGTTTGCCTCCTCAACTCTCAACGGCTTTGCCTTCGACATCGAACTCTTCCACCTCGCCGAACGCTGGCGACTCTCGCTGGCTGAAGTACCGGTAGCAGTCGAACACTCCGAACGCACCACCGTGCGGGCCGCCCGCGACGGCCTGCGCTTGTTACGTGATATTTCTTTGGTGCGCCGCCAAGCCCGTCAAGGCCACTACCCGGCAGACCCCGGCCTGCCGCTAGGGTCCGACCACCATGCTTGA
- a CDS encoding phosphomannomutase/phosphoglucomutase — MLDPTAIFKAYDVRGLVPEQFDAQLAQAIGGAWARLVRQKEPATTTVIVGRDMRPSGPEMVAAFTDGVTAQGLNVIDIGLCSTDMMYFASGHLNLPGTVFTASHNPAGYNGIKFCLSAARPVALDTGLDQVRDQIQAGVPTGPGGGEVTHQDLLAAFADHVCSFVDLPSLRPLKVVADTANGMGGLVVPAVFAHLPFKLEVLYPELDGTFPNHPADPIQPENLVALQQRVRETGADVGLAFDGDADRVFLIDEKSQPISGSLTTALVAQNMLAQEPAAAIVHNLICSNVVPEVIAEGGGRAVRTRVGHSYIKAIMAQENAIFGGEHSGHYYFRDNFFADSGIIAALIILQQLAGAEAPLSALIAPFERYTASGEINTQVENPAQVIDQVAAHYAAHPQDRMDGLTVRFADWWFNLRPSNTEPLLRLNLEANNPTLCQQGIDEVRQLFTNPQP, encoded by the coding sequence ATGCTTGACCCCACCGCAATCTTTAAGGCCTACGACGTCCGCGGTTTAGTACCCGAGCAATTTGATGCCCAACTGGCCCAAGCCATCGGCGGCGCATGGGCGCGTTTAGTACGTCAAAAAGAACCAGCCACCACCACGGTCATCGTGGGCCGCGACATGCGCCCCTCGGGCCCAGAAATGGTGGCCGCTTTCACCGATGGAGTCACCGCCCAAGGACTCAACGTGATCGACATCGGCCTGTGTTCTACCGACATGATGTACTTCGCCTCCGGCCACCTAAACCTGCCCGGCACGGTATTTACCGCCAGCCACAACCCAGCCGGCTACAACGGTATTAAATTCTGCCTCTCCGCCGCTCGCCCAGTAGCCCTCGACACCGGCCTTGACCAAGTACGAGACCAAATACAAGCCGGCGTACCAACCGGCCCCGGCGGGGGAGAAGTAACCCACCAAGACCTGCTGGCCGCCTTTGCCGACCACGTGTGTTCCTTCGTTGACCTGCCCAGCCTGCGGCCCCTAAAAGTCGTCGCCGACACCGCAAACGGTATGGGCGGCTTAGTGGTGCCTGCCGTATTCGCCCATCTGCCTTTCAAACTCGAAGTGCTTTACCCCGAACTCGACGGCACCTTCCCCAACCACCCAGCAGACCCTATACAGCCAGAAAATCTGGTAGCGCTACAACAACGAGTGCGAGAAACCGGAGCCGATGTGGGCTTGGCCTTCGACGGCGACGCCGACCGGGTGTTTCTAATCGACGAAAAATCCCAACCCATATCTGGGTCGCTGACCACCGCTTTGGTCGCGCAAAACATGCTGGCCCAAGAACCCGCAGCGGCCATCGTGCACAACCTGATCTGTTCAAACGTGGTCCCCGAAGTCATCGCCGAAGGCGGAGGACGGGCCGTACGCACCCGAGTAGGGCACTCATATATCAAAGCCATCATGGCCCAAGAAAACGCTATTTTTGGCGGCGAACACTCCGGCCATTATTATTTTCGCGACAACTTTTTTGCCGACTCCGGCATTATTGCTGCACTCATAATTTTGCAACAACTGGCCGGCGCCGAAGCCCCGTTAAGCGCTTTAATAGCACCATTCGAGCGTTACACCGCCTCAGGAGAAATCAACACCCAAGTAGAAAACCCCGCCCAAGTCATTGACCAAGTAGCCGCCCACTACGCCGCCCACCCCCAAGACCGCATGGATGGCCTGACCGTGCGTTTCGCCGATTGGTGGTTTAATTTGCGCCCTTCCAACACCGAACCCCTGCTACGGCTTAACCTTGAAGCAAACAACCCCACCCTTTGCCAACAAGGCATAGACGAAGTACGTCAACTCTTTACCAACCCGCAACCCTAG
- a CDS encoding Trm112 family protein: MTLDARLLEILACPQDKGPLYYFADEDALYNDRLQRRYEIRQDIPVMLVDEAQDVDQAEHARLMARVADEDLAPTFTA, translated from the coding sequence ATGACCCTCGATGCCCGACTCTTAGAAATCTTGGCCTGCCCCCAAGACAAAGGACCGCTCTACTACTTCGCCGACGAAGACGCTCTCTACAACGACCGCCTGCAACGCCGCTACGAAATACGCCAAGACATTCCCGTGATGCTGGTCGACGAAGCCCAAGACGTTGACCAAGCCGAACACGCCCGACTCATGGCCCGAGTAGCCGACGAAGACTTGGCCCCCACCTTCACTGCCTAA